The genome window ttatctctgtttttttttccaactcactcttttttttattttttcttttccttttatttttttaattttattattgaacatttttaaaaaatcatttgggTTATCTTTAAACTGATTATATTAACTGTATCATATTAAAGTAActtctatataatttaattttaaacctgaaCTAAGTAAAAAATCaggtaaaaagttttttttctcaattttatcctcatacTTTATTTATAAGTTATTTAGGATGTTTTGGACCGGTCAAATCGACTAAGTCAGCCGGACCAACTTCCTTGCGGTTTAGTTTTAAGATTAGACTAGGTAAATAATTAgatcaagaaattttaaaattaacccattaaatcaagtttaataacaacataaaataattcTCTACAACCTTAATACATTTTATTACAAACTTAATACCTAATTTGATACTGGAAATTATATATTGGAACTGCTGTAACTACCAACTGTTTTTATTTTCGCATTACCTAACTCCACAAGCAACGAGATTAGATTTAGGGAAGTGGTTGTAATCTCTTGCAGAGTTGCTATGGCCCCACTTGATGTAACTTGCATATATTTGTCCCAATCAAGAGCTCACACGCATCATCCACGAGTCTATTGCTAGCAACATAACCTGAACGTCTGAACCCCACAAAATTAGACTCGTCGATCGTCAAGGACCAATCCCCTGTTCCCCTTGCCACGTACTAAGGGCTGTTTGTCTTGCCTAATTTGAAATTATTGGGCCACAAAACAAAGTGTACAGGCATTCTTTAATGCATGGTTCCTCCTTTCTTTGTGCCAAATCCCATTCCTCTTCTCCAGAGATGAGCGTTTTCCTCTCCTCTGTTTGGGCCAATTCCCGTTTCTTAGAGTTTTGTAGCAGAGTTGAAGCTAGGGACATTTGAGCAGTAGTTGTATCAGATCTTTGGTAGTATgatagcggttgctttttaaataatttttcgtgccgaaatgaatacaaatgatattttttttatttttaaaaaattatttttgacatcagcacatcaaaacgatccaaaacatacaaatcatattaaatttttaaaaaaaaattaaatttttaaaaatacagtttgCACTCCGTTCCCAAATGTTTCTTAATCTTAAACACTTGAGAGAGACATACTAGgtattattgtttattatattttaagaattatgattctctaaaaaaatgttaaaaaaatacaacgtTGGGAGTTGGGACATTGGCTAGCTATATTAATTAGCTTAATTAACACATGGTTAATGATATTAATGATGGAACAAAATGCTGAGCTCTCAAGTACTTCGAAAAATGTTCTCTGCCTACAAAACACCTAAATCTTACCCTATCTTTTTGCTCCTGCCCTGATTCAGATCAAGTTGCTTTCaggaaccaaaaaaaatcaagctgacTGTGCAAGCAAAAAGTATGGCATCATGGTAGGAAAAGGGCAAACGATATTTTGAAGGGGCGATGAGGATTTCTCTCGTCTTTTTACTCCTTAATCATCGTACTTATCTACCTTTATATGATGTCAGAAGGCATATGTGATCAAATGAAATGGTGGCAGCAAACTCCCCCACTTATCATCTGGGTAAAAAGTCACATGAACAAGGAACTTATCATCTGCTGATTCCACCCAGTAATGTCCAACTGTGTAATTAAGAGGATTAGGTTTAGATTTGGTACTTGAGTAAGCTTTAAGTTAGAGTAGTGCTTGATAATCATGATTAGGTAGGCAAAGTTGCTACAATTATAGCTTActtttttcccttaattttttttgtatcttaGCATAATATCTCCTAGCGTCTTGACCCCTCCACAGACTTCAATCGTTTAATATAAGTTAAACCCTTCCGACACCAAGTTATATACCCTCTCTACACGCCTGGTCAAGATCATGAGCAGCAAGCATGAATTATTGTAGTAGCCAGTAGCCAATGATAAAGAAACAAGAGTCAGGTAAGGCTGATAATTTGCTGTATAGTTCCAATCTCGGTCATGTCTTTTGCTTTAttgttcggtttcggtttcagGGAGAAATTTTCTGAGCACATGTAGAAGACAGGACCATTTCTGATTAAGAAGCTGGGAATCTTGCAGTAAAAACGGTCCCCTTGATTCGGATAACAGCCACTGATCATCTCCAACGCTTCACTTTGTTGCTTTTTCTTCTTATCTTAGACACAAAGAAGATGCTCTTCGTGTGTCTTTTTCTAGTTGGAATCTTTACAACATTGCTGCAAGGAACTCTCAAAATGAACCACCCGCAGACATCCTTTCTTTCTTAGTTCAAGAAATCAACCCAAGCTTTCAGAagtcatctttcttttctttttcctgtgaGTCATTTCCTCTCCTTCAAGTACCAAAACTGATCAAAGATTTCAAGCTGTTAGTGGCTGAAAAAGAGAAGGGAATTCTTCCTATTAATTGATGGTCAATATGCATCGCCGCATGCTTGATACGGTACCGCTTGATGTGGCACCGGCTAATGGGAACAGAACGCATGATTCGTACATTAACGAGACGAATTTCGACACCAACATGGTGATTATATTAGCAGCTTTGCTATGTGCACTAATCGGTGCGCTAGGATTGAATTCAATTGTGCGTTGCCTTTTGCGCTGCAGTAGCAGGTTTGCCTTGGAGACCACAGAAGAAGCCGCAGCGCGTTTAGCTGCCACAGGACTCAAGAAGCGTGATTTACGCCAGATCCCTGTGGCGATCTATGGAGCAGGAGGGAGTATCTCAGCCACAGAATGTCCAATTTGCTTAGGGGAGTTCGTCGATGGAGAGAAAGTTCGGGTGCTTCCGAAATGCAACCATGGATTCCATGTCAGGTGCATAGACACGTGGCTTTTGTCACACTCGTCGTGCCCGAATTGTCGGCATTCATTGCTTGAACATACCACAGATTCCGGTGCAGCTCAGGAGGTAACCGGAGCAGCACGGCCAGGCGAAAATGATCCCGGCCGACAAGGTAATGTTAGTACAGTAGTTTAAGGGCCTGGTTGAATATTGTAGCCAGAGGATGGCCAGAACATGGTGGTTGACATTAAATCAGCTTGTATCAGTAGTTGAGAATTAA of Populus trichocarpa isolate Nisqually-1 chromosome 16, P.trichocarpa_v4.1, whole genome shotgun sequence contains these proteins:
- the LOC7472472 gene encoding RING-H2 finger protein ATL74 — protein: MVNMHRRMLDTVPLDVAPANGNRTHDSYINETNFDTNMVIILAALLCALIGALGLNSIVRCLLRCSSRFALETTEEAAARLAATGLKKRDLRQIPVAIYGAGGSISATECPICLGEFVDGEKVRVLPKCNHGFHVRCIDTWLLSHSSCPNCRHSLLEHTTDSGAAQEVTGAARPGENDPGRQGNVSTVV